From Zea mays cultivar B73 chromosome 3, Zm-B73-REFERENCE-NAM-5.0, whole genome shotgun sequence:
ATAACTAATTAAGTAATTATCTTTAAATTAAACTCACCTTTGTTTGCATCCGTTCCTCCTGGTATGTTAGTCACTATCCTGCACGCCACAAATTCACGCTGGGACCGAGAAATTAAACATCCATGCATGTGTGGCAACAATGCAAGAGAATAGAAATTAGGCAACTGGCCTGGACACATACATACATACAGTATAATTTAATGAGTAGTACGTACAAATATACAGTGCATCTACTCTTTGGCGACACACGCTGCCAGATCATGACACAAGTACGTAGCATGCTGTAGCAGTTCATACCAGTGGAGGTACTCCCTCATGGTCGGGTCGCTGGGGCTAGGCGCATCTGGGTCCGTCATGATCTGCGACACGCAGCAAGTTGTGCAATCCATCCATGCATGTCAACTGGAGGCACAGATCGAGCAGACAAGTGCCAGCATATATATACCAGCGTGTAGAGGTCGTCGCGGCGGCCGGAGATGCGGACGAGCGGCGGCGCGGCGGTGGCGGACGGCTTGAGGAGGCAGCCGTTGCTGATGTCTTTGGGGCCATAGGCGACGGTCATGGAGACGGAGGGCACGAACAGGTCCACCACCTCGCCGATCACCCGCCCCACCACCAGCGGGTCCACGAACCGCGCCATGATCGATCGATCAACGCGACCTTGGGTAGAGCTCAGGTAGCTAGCTCTTTATGTACATATATGTGCATGTGACGACAATACTGAGTAGTAGTACAAGTCCTTCTCGATCAGCTGATCTCTGCGTCCTTGGGCTGTTTATTAACTTCTTGTGTCGATTGCGTGTGATGATCGATGACGATGTGTCTAGGTGCACGTACAAGGGCAGAGGGGCCGGCGGACGGCGGCGGCACAAAGCGCTGGGTTTTTGCCATGGGACTTGGACGATTGGCACGACGCAATGCAGGGGCCGGCCACACTTGACACGTTAGCTTCAAAGCTGAGGGCATCAGTGGGCAGCGTGCCACGTGTATCAATGTATCATGATGCTCTGGACCAGGTGGGTTGTCCACATTTCATGAATCTATCTGTCCACGTTTCCACCCATGCATCGACACTACAACTACAGCAAAAGCGAGAACTTCCGGCGACTAGTTTAAGGACCTGTTTGTTTTTAATTTTTCATGAGAATTTAATCGGAAAGAATCTACGTACAGGAAGAATCTTAGAACGATAGATGGATATGAATAGACCGCTTAAGGATCAGTTTCCGAACCATTTTAATAGCGTGTGTAAAAAATGCTTTAGTGAGAGATGTTATGAATGAAAACGTACGCAATCTATTATTTCGTCGTGCTATTCTTGATGAGTTAAAACAGACCGGTATCCAAAATTTATCAAATTTACTGGTAACTTTTTTTGCGACAATCGAGTGACAAATTTCTATGGGGGACCATAATGATGGAATTTTCTCTGTTTGATCAATGTACTTCCTTCTAATAAATACCCTCCCTTAAATCTTAATAAATTGCTTTGGAAACTAAAATTGCCTCTTAAAATTAATTTTTTTGTGATACTTAGGGAGATGTGTGTTATTCTCACTAAAGATAACCTAGTTAAACGCAGGTGGAAAGGCAGTACGAAATGAAGTTGTTGTAACCAAAATGAGACTTATCCAGCATCTTTTCTTTGATTGCAATGTTGCTAGAAATATTGAGAGAATCATTAACTTTGCTTTACATATAGAGAGACCTAGTAGTATTAATCATTTAACTGGAAATTGGTATGCTAACAAGAAAACCACACATAGGAAAAAACACCTAATTAGGGTGGCGACAATATTTTGGTCTATTTGACTTTGTCGTAATGATGTagtctttgagagcacctagagggggtgaataggtgatcctgtaaaaacttaaaacttaacaccacaaacttgattaacagTTAGAGCAAtggaatcaagtgagtagagaggagagctcttgtgaaacacaatagacacagtaagacaagcacaagagacacgaggatttatcccgtggttcggccaagtacaaaacttgcctactccacgttgtggcgtcccaacggacgagagttgcactcaactcctctcaagtgatccaatgatcaacttgaataccactgtgttcttcttttctttactcttttcccgtttgcgaggaatctccacaaattggagtctctcgcccttacaacaagaatcaatatgaagcacaagagtaagggagggaagcaacacactcaaaaccacaacaaatacgcacacacaagatcaagacttgagctcaagacagtttctcgaggttctcactagaacggagctcaaatcactaagaatgtcgaacaagtgcgcaagaatgaagtgtgagtgatcaacaatgctcaagtattgcttggtgtactcctccatgcgcctaggggtcccttttatagccccaaggcagctaggagtcgttgagagcatttcaagaaggaaattcttgccttctgtcgcctggcgcaccggacagtccggtgcaccaccggacactgtccggtgcggatctccttccttatttggcgaagccgaccgttggcgctttggagccattggcgcaccggacactgtccggtgcacaccggatagtccggtgccccttctgaccgttggctcttgccacgcgtcacgcgcggattccgcggccgaccgttggcccggccgactgttggctcaccggacagtccggtgatttatagccgtacaccgttaattacttcccgagagcagccagttgacagactccggcctggcgcaccggacactgtccggtgcaccaccggacagtccggtgcacccagaccgagctgtctttggctgaacaaagccatctctttccaacttgatttctcctgtttccagcacttagacacaatacattagtctctaaaacaatgtactaagtcatagaaacatacctttactcttgatttgcactttgtccatcactatgcataagtccacttgtgttgacacttaatcaccaaaaatacttagaaatggcccaagggcacatttccctttcagtcttttcttttaaaCCAATACCATCAATTGTATAAGTTTTTTCTAGGGGGGGCATACTGGTCAGATTATAGAGATTATTGCAGAAAGAAGACCAACTCGAGGTCCTTGAAGTGTGTTGAGCATTAGAGGTAGTGGCCATGAAGATCTTCGTGTGACATGGATGGAGGTCCAATACTACCTAAGGATGTTTCCCTTTATTCTATATTGGATGTTCAGTTAATTATCAGTTTGTAATAGCCGTATGCATGAGACTGCAAAAGACTGGAACATTTTTTGTTTCCATAATAAAAAAAAGCTACATGAAGAATTTGAGTACCGTTGGGATTACGTGGGGCGGAAGATAAATGGATCCATAGAGTTTAGAATATATAAAGTGACAGACTCATACTATCAGAACGACTCGGTCGATTCTATATATGTTCATGTTGATTTTAAACAGTTTTCACCAAAGCGATTCTCAAAACAACAATCTAAAAAGTTGGGGATTTGATAGTTTGCAACAACTTTTGGTGGCTAGAAGCTGAAAAAAGTTGAAACAAGCAGGGCCTAAATTTCAATGTCAATGGATAGCCATTGAAATTAGCCATATAATTTTCGGCGGCTGATACATGGCCACCGAAAATTTCTAAATTTTTGGCAGCTGAAATACGGCGGCTGAAAACTGTATTGCTATTTTTTGTGGTTGTTCAATAGCCGTCGAAAATAGGTTACTTTCCATGGATAAATCGTTATTTTTTTTAGCCGTTGACTGGCCGCCGGAAAGAAGATTATATTGGGTCTACTCAATCTCTTTTTTCATCACGGTTCGTGCACTTCAAATTTTTCTGCAGCACAATCGCCTCCATCGTGTTGTTGTGCCGCTATGTGCCGTCACAGCCATGCTCTAGCGCCATCATCGCCGGTGTCTCTCGTGCcacatcgcactcgccatcgtTGTTGGAGCGACCGTCGTGCCTTGGTCCCATCGTCGCTCGTGCCATCGTCGTCAAAGCCGTCGTCGTGCCTTAGCCTCGCGAGTAAGGATGGATCCGGATATTTATTTGGATGTTAAATTTTTTGTCTTCTTTCTTCGATTGTGAACAAATAACATATAGAattgctatgtaaatttatattctttttttagcattgaggctattaatcttcacaaaaaataaacattaaattcattctatacatttttaaataattgatataaaattcggatgtctatccgaatacggattcggatgtttttcaccttttttgttatagggagaaaataatgtacataaaaaattatataaaaatTATTTAAATACTTCATGATATTTTTAATAACATTGCCAAAAATTAACTTTAAATTCTATGTATATCAatgctaaaatattagatttatgatacaagtcggatgttttaggaacatccctacTCGCGAGCCACCGTGCCTGGCCCGTGCGTAGCCATCCTCCCGAGCCACAACCGTGCTCCCAAGCCACAGTCGTGCCTTGGCCCCACGAGCTGTTGTGCCTGAACCCTAAAttctaaaccctaaaaccctgaACCTTATCTACCATCTGTTGTGTTGATCAAAGCCTTCATTCAACAATTTACTTAGATCCAAAAAATTCTCCTTACCATATTATTTTCATGCCACCTACTTCCTCCATTTGAATTATAAGTTATTTTAGATTTTTAGAAACTTAGTTTTTCTTATATATCTAGATATAGTATAGTATTTATATACATAACaaaacttatatatatatatatatatatcaaaatAAAATGGATTATAATTTGGAATAGAGTAAGTACATTGCGAGCCTACTCCATTATAAGTTGACCGATGTGCTTTCCTCATCTTCATGGCTCAACCCCTCCCTACGTTTTTCGACTCTCCAACTACCAACACCCTCATCTCGTGTCATCACCTCTACTCCCAACTTCAATGCCATATCGAAGACTTGTCTTCAACCACCGTAAGCATGACTTCACGTATCGTTGTCATGTCTGACTCTAGCCATATCTCTTATCTCTTTTCTTGATATAAAAGTATTAGGAGACAATTTGGAGTGTGCATTCTTTTTTATTCATAGGGTGCTCAATTAGAAGGAGTTGAGTATAAGTTAAAAGCTTTTTATTGAATCAAAAGTTAGGTTGCAAACCAAAAGATTAATTACCACAAAAGAGGAAGTTATTTCCAAAATATATTTCCCCCTCTAAATCTAATAATTTATTTGCCTTCATTGGAACTTTTGTCCATGAATTAAAGGCGTTTCCGGAAACTAAATCATCTAAAAGCTAAATGAATACTTATATTTGTAAGAGATGTAGGGATTAAAGGAGAGGCAAGGAGGTATATATATATCCTAGAGATAAACAATTAAGCCAAGGATGTCACTAGAGAATTTCCCATGTAGAAATTAATGGTTCTCCTTTTCTATCCGTAAAATTGAGAAATTTTTATGGTGTAATCATCGAGTTTAACCTAACCCAAGTATACTCATCATCATTAATATCCTAACCACACTTAAAACAAGTCAAATTTGATAGTCTCGTGAGCCCAACTAAAGAAAGAACCTGAATCTTACATGTTTTTAGCACATCCAAGATCACAATACTAAGTAATTTTACAAGCTTTCACAAACAATTTCAAATATATCACATATGTTTTTAGaatttaaatttattacaacataagTTTAAGACAACAGAAGTTCTAGTAGCTCTAGTATATCAAAAGCATGCATAGGTAGATTGGCGAGATACAATATAAACGCATGAGCTTAACTATGTTCACATCAGAAAAGTACAAGATGACATCAATAAGTTAAAATAAATGAAAAACGAAGCAACAAAGGGAGTCATCAATGAGCCCACAAGGATGTACCTATAGTCCACATGAGTAAGCTTAACCAGAATATAATGGCCACAAGGAATATCCCAAATCTCAATGAGCATCATCAAGTTCTTCATGTAAATCATCTACAACATTTTGGGGATGAATCCTGAGTACACGGGTAATCCATAAGATTTCCTTGACTAGGTGATATACTTGTCGGCCCCAACACTCAAGGATATGCAAAGGTTGTTTGGCTAGTTGGTTAACTTTCTTGGAAAAATTGTACTAACTAAATCATTAGGGTTTAGAGTTTTAGAAACATCAAAGTAATTAAACCATTAACATTAGGTAATCCATCATGTATGCTAGTTAAATTCAAACATGTTGACAAATATAATAAGCAAGTAACAATAATTCATTTTTCATAAGCCAACATATTTTCCTACATTAACTATGATGTTGGTGAGTAATCAAGTAGAATTTGCTATTGAATTGGTTTACATCAAGCAGAGTAATCCAAACACACGACACATGCACCCTAAGTGGTTATTCATGGCAACCTTTTCCCCACTCGTCTACTATGGTCTCTTGAGGAACCCATGTCTCATGGTAAAGCCATGTAAACCACGAGTTAAAATAGCTTTGCCTCCGACTACTacctagaaagctagtcaatccattTAGCAAACTACAAACAATTCCCTTAGGATAAGGAAGTGTATCGCTTTCCTTGGCCCATTCAGCTACTATGTGGTTGGTACATTAAAACTTGACCTACTAGCTAATAAAGTATGATCCTTAATTGACAAAGATGGAACTACATAACCCGAACCTAATGTTATAGCCCTAATAGTACAACATGAATGCATTATTGACTAATATATAGTTCATTATTCATGTCATGTTTGCAATAATGAATCAAAGTAGAAATCATCTTTTCCGTGAGCAATAAAAGCATCAGTCAACTTATATAGGGCGTCTTAACAAGAATAGCAATGCTAGTAAGAATCATAGGTAGGGATGGCAGTCAgacccgtgggtatggatacccgCGGGTTTCATACCCGATGGACATGGATATGGGTATTAAAACTTACCCGTGGGTATTGTCAGGTCGGGTATCCAAAATATACCGGGTAGAGTATGAATACCATATTTTACCCGtgggtatccagtggatacccgAGATACCAATTCAAAGCTTTATATGGACCGTATTCAGAAAATAAGGCCCATCTAGCCAAAGCCCAAAAAAAAGAAACATAAGTCATACCACGCTTGGTTATCCATGCGTTATGCTCGTGCTCCATCCAccggccagccccaccctcaaatCCTCGATCCCCAAACTATTCCCTACTGTAGCTCCCACACAGCCACCCACTCCTCGTGGGCCATGGTGCATCGCCCCGTCCTCGCCTATGGTTCACGCTGGAGGCTCAGAGGTCGACGTCGCGCCGCCCGTAGAGCTCCGCACGTTTCGAGGGAGAACTGCACCGGGCCGTCGCCTAGGCCGAAAGATCGCCGCCTCGGCCCCACCTAAGATCTGTGCCAGACTCGACGTGGCGCTGCGCCGCCAGCTCCACTCCCAAGCTCCAGCGACCCGCCAGCTCTACGCCCAGTCAGGTAGTCACATgaactaagggcctgtttggttcgtggctaactatgctacactttgcctaaggttagtcgttcgaattgaagaattaaccttaggcagaaaagttaggcaaagtgtggcaggtGAGGCTGCGATCCAAACATGCCCTAAATCGATGATGTTGCTCATCAGCTGTCATGAAATGTAATGTTGCTTACCAGTTTTCCATAGTATTATTTAGACTACAATAACATATCCACCGGGTACCCGATGGACACGGGTACAATTCCTCGCCCGATTGACTTGACGGGTATGAATATTTGTAGAAGTCTCGGGTACAATATCGGGTCGAGTATTATTATACCCGACTACAacccgacccgctgccatccctaaTCATAGGATAATGTCATTATGTTGCTTAGGACCAATTGGCTCCTACACAACCTATTTTTCCTCCATAATAAAGTTATAGTACAACACTACCAAGTTACTTTTATGAAATAACCCTAATTCACTTTTTAACAAGACAATGTAACTACACAAAATAAACTAATGTTTTCATAAGGTGAACTACGTGACGTTATCCAACTATTTGGGTTGTTAAACATGCCATAAAGTAGAGTATAATTTTCTAAAACTTAATTTATGGCACATTACCCAATTTCTTATTTTTATAACATGTGTTTAACTATTTATTGTTgtatttgttttattttctgtggaAAATAGCCATGTCATATTTTTGAGGAAAAACACAAGTTAAACATCTAGGTTAACTTTTTATTAAGTGTGTGATTAAACTAAGTTATATCCACACCAAGATGGAAAGCAAGGCTTGAAGATGCATGAAGGATTCTCAATCAAAATGGAGGAAGCTCCTATATGGAAAAAATAAGGGTGACCAATCAAAGTGGAGGAGGCTCTAATTTGGAAACGAAGGAAGAGAAAAAACCTATGGAGTGAAGACAAAGATATATATGAGGATTTTGTTTTGTTGGTCAAGACATAATACAAAGTGTGTTCGAGTTTATGATAGATAGTCATAGTGCTAAGAGGAGAGCTCTAAAGTCAAATAGGTTGTCTAAGTGCCACTAAGTGTCAAAATACATTGAATA
This genomic window contains:
- the LOC100127521 gene encoding ZCN10 protein, whose amino-acid sequence is MARFVDPLVVGRVIGEVVDLFVPSVSMTVAYGPKDISNGCLLKPSATAAPPLVRISGRRDDLYTLIMTDPDAPSPSDPTMREYLHWIVTNIPGGTDANKGEEVVEYMGPRPPVGIHRYVLVLFEQKTRVHAEGPGERANFNTRAFAAAHELGLPTAVVYFNAQKEPANHRRR